In Acinetobacter wanghuae, the sequence TGGTGCTGCATCTGTAATCGGAACACTACGCGCATTATGTGAATCTCGTTTAGATATCCATGTGGTCGGTGCGATTGCTGCAGCTGAAAATATGCCTTCAGGCGGTGCAACACGTCCGGGTGATATCGTGACCACTATGAGCGGTCAAACGGTTGAAATCCTAAATACCGATGCTGAAGGTCGTTTGGTACTTTGCGATACTTTGACTTATATCAAACGCTTTAACCCTGCCCTTGTGATTGATATTGCGACATTGACAGGTGCATGTGTGGTTGCACTCGGTTCAGTCTTAACCGGTATGTTTAGTCCAGATGATGAACTTGCAGCTGAAATTGAAGCCGCAGGTCAAACTGCATTTGACCGTGTATGGCGTATGCCCGTGATTGAAGATTATCAAGAGCAACTCGATTCTCCATTTGCTGATATTGCCAACATCGGTGGTCCTAAAGCAGGTTCAGTGACTGCTGCATGCTTCTTGCAACGTTTCACACGTGACTATCGTTGGGCGCATTTAGATGTTGCAGGTACAGCGTGGGCTTCAGGTGCGAATAAAAATGCCACCGGTCGTCCTGTACCATTATTGGTACAATTCCTAGCCAATCGCGCGAGCAAAAATGGCTAAGGTTAGCTTTTATTTATTTGAGAAAAGTCCTGAACGACAAGTCGAAAGTGCTTGTCGTTTAAGCCGTAAAATTCTGCGTCAAAGCGAGCGCGTTTGGATGCTGTGTGATGATGCAGAACTGCGGCAGCAATTGGATGAACGTTTGTGGAGCTTCGATGCCAGCAGCTTTTTGCCGCATGGCATTGATCAACCACAGGGGAGCATCTGTATTTCAGCGCAAAAACCTGAACAAGCAGACTGGATTATTTTTAATTTTAATTCAGAAGCACTTGAACCTGATCCAAAATTTAGTCACATTATCGAGATCATTGAAAATAATGAAACGGCTAAACAAATCGGTCGGAAAAAGTTCAAACAATACCGAAGTCATGGTCTCGTACCAAACACACATAAACTTTGACAAGACACATCTTAAGGAGATGCAAGTGGCATTAAATGTTGGTCCAGATTTTAAACAGCGCTGGTTAAATGTACCGGAAGCTGTACGTCAGACCTTTATTGATGACCTGACTCGCATCAGTGACGTCCTTAAACCTGAAACCTCTTTGCAAGAATGGCTGACACAAGACCGTGTTTTACAGCAGCGTTCTGAGCGACGTATTGAAGAAGCCTATGCGAAACGTAAAGCTGAATTGATTGAAGCTGCGCGTATTCGTAAACAGTTGGCATTAGAAAAAGCATTGGCAGATAAACGTGCCAAGCAACAGGCCTATGCGGAACAACTGCGTCAGGACGAAGAACGCAAGTTTGCTGAACAAACTGAAGCTTTAGCTAAACTCAGTCAAAGCCTTGCCGTTGAAGTCGATCAATATGCTTCGCGTTTCCATAAAAACCCTGAAAACAATTTAGATTTCGCGCGTGGCAAACTCAACATTGATGACAATCAAATTTTATCTGAACTTGAAAGTCTGCGTTTACGTCTAGAACTTGAAGCAGAAACGCTGATTGAACAGACGTTAAAATCAGTTCGTGAAAAACTGCAAAGTGCAGCTCAAGATGAAATTGAATATATTTTGAAGAATTCTAATTTAACTGCGTCTTCTGCAGACTAAGTATTTGTCGGCTTAGATTTTTTAATTCGTTTAATTACAACGGGTATATAAGCTATTTTCGCACTTCACTTTTTGTGCGAAATGCACTTAGATTAAATCCACCAAAAGAAAAGCCGCATTTCCGACTAAATAGCCAACGCCCAATAAAGTGGAAATCCATAATAATCCACCGAGGACGTTATACATCGTAAATGTTGCAAAATTCATATGCCCTGAACCAGCAGCAAAAGGTCCGAAAGAACGCACGAAAGGAATAAAGCGTGCAATTAAGATGGTTTTACCACCATGTTTGGTAAAATAATGATTGGTCTTCACAATATAGGCTGGCTTAAACAACCGAGAATGTTCATTAAAGAACTTGAGACCTAATATTTTGCCTGTGTAATAGTTGACGCTATAACCCAAAGTCGATGCGGCAAATAACAGCAAGCCCATCGAATGCAATGTAATTAAATCACTGCTTGCGCAGAGCGCACCGACTGCAATCAGTAGACTGTCACCCGGTAAAAAAAAGAAGAATACTGAACCTGTTTCTGCAAAGATTACCAAAAATAAAATGGCATAAATCCAGACGCCATATTCATTTAATAAAACAGGAAGCAATTGTTCTAAGTTGAGTAAAAAATCGAGCATTCAAGCTGTCCACTGCGGGAAAAATTGCAGACTAAGACTTACATTATCCCTAAAAATAAAAAAACAGTCTAATTTTTCAATTAAACTGTTCGGTATTCGATCAAAATTTACTTTAAAAATCCATTTTCTGCAAGGAATTCCATACTCAATTTTGATTGTTTATTGTGTTCAGCGGCTTTATCGCCCAGTAATAAACGCTCAATATAACGGGCTAAAATATCCACTTCCAAGTTCACTTTTTGTCCCACTTGCCATGACCCAATATTGGTCCGTTCAGCGGTATGTGGAATTAAATTTAGACTTAACACATGACCACGTAGATGGTTGATGGTTAGACTAATGCCATCTACTGTAACTGAGCCTTTTTCAGCTAAGTATTTCGCAATTTCAACAGGTGCAGTCACTTCAAAGTATAACGAACGGGCATCAGAACGAACTTGGGTAATCTCACCCACAGCATCGACGTGACCCGAGACAATATGACCACCAAAGCGCGTAGTCGGTAACATAGCTTTTTCAACATTAACTGCTTGACCGACTTTCCAATTAGCAAGCGTGGTTCTATTTAAACTTTCACGTGAAACATCGGCAGAATACCAATTCTCGCCCCAAGCAATGACGGTTAAGCAAATGCCATTGGTCGCAATCGAATCGCCCAAATGCACATCAGACATATCGAGATCTGTATGTATGCTAATACGTACATCACCGCCTACGCTTTGCAGACTTTTTACTTTGCCTAGACTTTCGATAATCCCTGTAAACATTTTATTTCTCGCTTCTGTCTCTTTTATACGGTTTTACCAAAGTGCCAACTGTGTACTCACGCCTGTCGTATCTACACCACCAAGTTCTGCATAATGATGCAACTGTCCTAACAACTGACGAATTGAAGGACCTGATTTGGCATGTGTGTCCGTAATTACAATAAACTCAAGTACACGTGCGCGTTCTGACTGACGTTGTTTACTCACGCGATAGCGCGGTACATCTTGAGTCAGCAAAGTTACACGACCACGTTTTAAGTTGGCTTGAAGTAAATCCGTGGCGCTAATGTTGCCATCGGTTGAATAACTGGTCAGGATAAAACGTGCATTGATGGTCGCCAGCAGCTTCTCGTAAGCTTCTTGCGCATGCTTGGATGAATTGTACTGACTTGGACGCTCTTTACGCCATGCACGGTCAATACCGCTTTTAAAGCCCTTTGTGTCCGGTGTAGGTAGATCGACCTGATCCCACAGTGTTAAAGCATTCAGTACATGATAATTACTGCTATAAGCATGCTGATTATACGGTGGATCTAAGTACGCGACGTCAACTTCAAAGCTGCTCATTTGATTGGCTAAATGCTGTGCATCGACACACCACATTTCCGCTGAAGGACCACTCGGTTGTGGATTTTCACAGAAACGACTTGGTGTGAGCCAAAGCAAAGATTCAATTCTTTCTAAAGCTGTTTGGGTTTTACCGCCCCAACCATGATGGAAGCTTTTGAATACGCCTGAGGTATTACTGACGAAACTTGCTGAATAAAGTAGCGGTGCAAGCAACGCTGACATCTCAACATCATCAATCGCGCCTTGGGCTTGCCAAGTGGCAATTTGCTGACGAATTGCATCAATACGCATTCCATTACGGCGTTTGAAGAAGAGACGGTCACGACTTGGATCGTAAATTTCATCATTACGCGGACACAAATTATGTGTCACCCAGCCTTTGACTTCAGGCAAGCGATTTAAATAATCAATCGCTTTTTGATAGCCGCCGAGTTCTTTAAATGCTGGGGCTTCGGTACATGCTAACACCGCATGATTCAGCGCATGGCTATACGGTTCCCAATCATTGGCAATGACACGATAACCATTTTGACGCGCTAAACGAGACACCACGCCTGAACCTGCAAAAAAATCAGCGAAAATCGGTGCGCGACCATCTTCACGTTTTAACGTGCCAGTCAGTTCAAGGGCTTCAAGAATCAAATGTAATAAACGACGTTTGTTTCCCAAATAAGGAACCAACTGATGGAAAAGATACTCATCGGTGGTACGTGCCGCATGGCGACGTTTATTGTAAACCGTTGACTCTGGATTCATAGTGTCTCTTGAGAAGGAATTAACCTAAAGCGAACGTCATCACCAAACTGAGTGACATCGTGGAGCTTAAATCGAAGTTGTTCTGCCATCTGGCTAAATGCTGCATTAAACATGCTACGCGCAGTTTGACCCAATAGTGTCGGTGCGACATAACTGATCAGTTCATCAACCAAATGTTCTTGTAAAAATGCAGTAGATAAAGTCGCCCCAGCTTCAACCAATACATCATAAATCTGATGTTGCTGAACCAGCTGTTGCAATAATTCTTTTAGAGGCTGTACTGGTAATTGTAACACACCCAAGTCCGCGAGCTCTTGACGAAATGGTCCCATGACCATAAGCGTTGTAGGATCTTGTAAGATTTTTGCAGTCAATGGCAAACGACCTTGACGATCCAAAACAACACGTTTCGGCTGTACGATCTTTTCAATATCTGCAACCGTATCAAGCTGACGCACATTGAGCTGGCAATCATCAGCTAAAACAGTGTCAACACCCGTAATCACAGCACCGGAAATTGCTCGCCAATGCTGAACATCTTGACGTGCTTGAGATCCTGTAATCCATTTTGACTCACCCGATGCCATTGCCGTTCGACCATCTAAACTTGAGGCAATTTTAAGCCGTACATATGGCATACCGGTTGCCATCGCTTTTAAGAAACCAACATTCAACGCATGTGCTTGTTCTTGGCAAATACCGAGGTCAACGTCAATACCTGCATCACGAAGAATATTTACACCCTTTCCTGCGACCAATGGATTTGGATCAGGACACGCCACCACAACCCGAGCAACCCCTGCTGCAACTAAACCTTTAGCACATGGCGGTGTACGACCATAATGCGCACAGGGTTCTAACGTGACATAAGCCGTTGCACCACGCGCAGACTCCCCTGCTTGGCGTAGTGCAAACACTTCCGCATGTGGTTGCCCTGCTTGAGGATGAAAACCTTCACCCACAACATGACCATCTTTTACAATGACACAGCCAACATTTGGATTAGGTCGTGTTGAATATTGCCCTTGCTGTGCTAGCTCAATAGCACACAACATCCATATTTGGTCTTGATTCAATTCAGGCATATTTATTCTTGTAAATCGCGTTGTTGCATTTGTTCAATTTGATGACGAAAAGCTTCAACATCTTGGAAATCTTGATACACCGAAGCAAAACGCACATAAGCCACATGGTCGAGTGCAAATAAGGATTGCATGACAATCTCACCAATCATACGAGATTTCACGTCACGCTCGCCTAAACGACGGATTTGCAGTTGAATATCGCTCAATACGGTTTCAATTTGTTCTTGGGTAACTGGACGCTTTTGTAAGGCGTGCATGAGTGAGCGGCGTAATTTCGCTTCATCAAAAGGCTCGTTTTTACCATCGGATTTAATCACGCGTGGCATGACCACTTCATAACTTTCAAAGGTGGTAAAACGCTCATTACAACCAATACATTCACGACGACGACGGATTTGGCAGCCTTCAGCAGCCAAGCGCGAATCAATAACTTTACTGTCTGCAGTGTTGCAAAATGGGCAGTGCATAGCGGTTTAATTGAACAAATCTAGACGATTTCCGAGTGTAGCAAAAATTCCAAACTTTGTAGAGTGTTACGCAACATATAGAAAAAAAACAGCCCCGAAGGGCTGTTTTACACAATATATTGATTATTTGATTATCATATTATTCGACACGTTCGCCATGTTGACTTAAATCTAGACCCATACGTTCGTCATCTGACTCAACACGAATACCAATCACTAGATCAATCACCTTTAAGATAATGAAGGTTAGGATTGCAGAGTAAGCGATGGTTGCAAGTACACCCTCTAATTGAATCCAAAGTTGATGGAGTACATTGGTTGGCGCATCATCACCCATAATGAATGAGCTTGCGAATACAGCAGTTAAAAGCGCACCGACAATACCACCGACACCATGTAGACCAAAGGCATCCAAAGAATCATCTGCTTTCAAGGCACGTTTCAGACCTGTAATCCCCCAGAAGCAAACCACGCCACCAATCAAGCCCATAGCCAAAGCACCACCGACAGTAACAAAGCCTGCTGCAGGTGTAATCACAACAAGACCTGCCACTGCACCAGATGCAGCACCAAGTACAGAACCTTTACCACGTGCTATTTTTTCAGTAATTAACCATGAGATTGCTGCGGCTGCAGCTGCAACTTGAGTCACAACAAGTGCATAACCTGCTGAACCATTCGCACCCAATGCTGAACCACCATTAAAACCAAACCAACCGACCCAAATTAAGCTTGCACCGACAACAGTTAATGCAAGGTTATGTGGCGCCATTGATTCACGGCCAAGCCCCATACGTTTGCCGAGCATATATGCAGCAACTAAACCTGCCACACCTGAGTTAATGTGAACAACTGTACCGCCCGCAAAATCAAGTGCACCGTCATTACCTAACCAGCCACCACCCCATACCCAGTGGGTAATTGGTGCATAAACCACAATTACCCAAATCGTGATAAAGGCAACAAATGCACCGAATTTCATACGTTCTGCAATTGAACCGCTAATGATGGCAACGGTAATAATGGCGAAGGTCATTTGGAAAATAACAAAGAGAATTTCAGGAATCGTACCTGAGAGTGCATCTGTGGTAATACCTGACAACATAAATTTGTCTAAGCTACCAATAAAGGCATTGCCTTCACCAAATGCCAAGGTATAACCAATCACAACCCAAACTAGACTCACCACAGCTGCAGCAACAAAGCTATGCGCCATGGTACTTAATACGTTTTTCTTACGTACCATACCGCCATAGAAAAGTGCTAAACCAGGAATAGTCATGAGTAAAACAAGCGCGGTTGATACCAAAATCCATGCGGTATCACCTGTATCTAATGTTGCTTCTTCTGCAGCGATGGCTTCAGCCACAACTGGTTCAGCAAGTGCTTCTGCAGCCACTGCTTCTGTATCTGAGGTTGATAATTCTTCTGTTACATCTAAAACAGCAATTTCTTCAGTAGGAGCAGTTGCTGTTACAGCTTCTTCAGCCCAAGTAACAGAACCGCCCAAGAGTGCGCTAGACAAACCTAACGCGAGTAGCATCTTTTTCATTCGTATCCCCCAACCAAGTTTTTGTGAGTTATTCGCTACTCAGCAAACTTCATGCCAAATTAAACAGCGTCTGCGCCTGTTTCACCTGTACGAATACGGATGACTTGCTCTAAATTGGTTACGAAAATTTTTCCGTCACCAATTTTGCCTGTGCTTGCTACACGTGTAATTGATTCAATCACTGAGTCAACCATGTCATCGCTAATCGCAATTTCAATCTTAACTTTAGGTAGAAAATCAACAACATATTCAGCACCACGGTAAAGTTCAGTATGGCCTTTTTGACGACCAAACCCTTTTACTTCAGTGACAGTGATGCCTTGAACACCAATTTCAGACAGTGCTTCACGCACGTCGTCTAATTTAAAAGGTTTTACAATTGCAGTTACGAGCTTCATGTTTTTTTCCTTCGGCTTATTTCACCAGTAAGGTTTTATGTTCAAATTTCATGCCAAGATTCCCAAGGTCGGGGGAAATTAGAAAGCTCGACATGTCGTTTCTTTATACCTTATTTTATACTGATAAATTCTTTCAAACTAAAAAATATGCGCTTTTTTTATGTCGGTATTATCAATATAACTCATCGGTTAAATCCATATTTTCACTAAAATACTATGGGCGTTAGCGCTGCAATGCTACACTATTGGCTTATTTTCATCGTTGTGGACAACCTCATGATCGAAACTTTATTACAAGCCATATTGCAACAGGTCGAGCAACCCAAAAAAGATCTTGAACATAATCTTCGTGCCTTATTAAACGAAGCAGTCACAAAAATGGATTTGGTGTCTAAAGATGAATTAGCACGTCAACAAATTGCACTGAATAACGCCAATATTCGTTTGAATGATCTACTTCAACAAGTCAGCGAACTTGAACAACGCATTTTGAACAAAAAATAAGCACACTAAAAGTGCATAAAAGACCATAACCCAATAAAAATAATGCACCATAACGGAACAATAAAATGTCTTTTGCCAAAATTCACACCCGAGGTTTACTCGGGTTACATGCCCCACTGATTGAAGTTGAAGTGCATGTCAGTCAAGGTATGCCTTCACTTACCATTGTCGGTTTAGCCGAAGCTGCTGTTCGTGAAAGTAAAGATCGAGTTCGCTCTGCCATTTTAAACAGTGGTTTTCAATTTCCGACCAAACGTTTAACCATTAATTTAGCCCCTGCCGACCTCCCCAAAGATGGTTCAAGACTCGATTTACCAATTGCACTAGGAATATTGATTGCAACGGGTCAATTGCCTGAGCATTGTACTGATGGTTTAGAGTTTGTTGGTGAATTGGCTTTAGATGGTCAACTTCGTCCTGTCACAGGTGTACTCAGTATCGCGATTGCCTGTCAGCAACAACAGCACACCTTAATTCTACCAAGTCCCAATGCTCAAGAAGCCTGCCAACTGCCTAACTTCCAAGTCTTTGGTGCCAACCATTTAAAAGAAGTCTGTGAACATTTGGCGGAATCTAAAAAATTACCGCAATTTCAGCCGCAAGAAGCGATGACTGAACAACAGTACAAATATGATTTAGCCGATGTGAAAGGTCAATTACGCCCAAGACGTGCATTAGAAATTGCTGCCGCAGGTGGGCATTCTTTATTGTTTAAGGGGCCTCCGGGCACAGGCAAAACCCTGCTTGCTTCACGATTAGCCAGTATTTTGCCACCACTCAACACGCAAGAAAACTTAGAAGTTGCCAGTATTTATTCTATTGCCAATGCTCAGCATCCGTTCGGACAACGCCCCTTTCGGGCACCACATCACACTGCATCTGCGATTGCTTTAGTGGGTGGAGGATCACATCCGAAACCGGGTGAAATTACCTTGGCACATTTAGGTGTTTTATTTTTGGATGAGCTGCCAGAGTTTGATCGTAAAGTATTAGAAGTTCTGAGACAGCCACTTGAGTCTAAAGAGATCGTGATTTCACGCGCTTCACGGCAAATCACCTTTCCTGCCAATTTTCAATTGATTGCAGCCATGAACCCCTGTCCTTGTGGCTATGCTTTTAACAATGATGTGCGTTGCCAATGTTCACCTGAGATGATCAAGCGATATCAAAGCCGAATTTCTGGCCCGCTCTTGGATCGAATAGATTTGCACATTGACGTACCGCCCTTAGCGGCAAAAGAGCTACAGAACAGCCAAGCCGTTGAAAATTCAGCGACTGTTCGTGAACGTGTGATTACAGCTTATGAACGACAAATGAAGCGGCAGAATGCGTTAAACATGAGTTTAAGTCCAAAACAGCTTGAGCAATATGCCCTCCTTGATGACACAACGACTCTCATGTTTGAAATGGCACAGCAAAAATTAGACTTATCAGCACGTGCATACCATCGGGTATTGCGTGTGGCACGGACCATTGCCGATTTAGCACAGAGTCCAGATATTCAAAGTGTACATTTATCAGAAGCACTTTCGTATCGAAGTCAAATATCGCAGCTATAAAAAAAGCGACCGAATGGTCGCCTTTTTCAAAGATACGTATTATTAGAAGCTATATGCTAAACCTAGCACCGCTTTGTTTTTGAAATCTTCATCAAAACGACCATTCCCACCAAGAATATAATTGAAGCTTGCGGTTAAGCCTGTATCACCTAATGCTTTGCTTACACCCACGTCAAAATGGCGGAAGCTAAAACTTTCAGTTGAACCTTTAACGAAATCTCCATTTTTCTCATAAGTATGTAAACCTAAAGCAGTGTCTAAACTAAAATCATTCGGTAAAGGATAGCTATAAGTGGCTTTAAAATAGGTATCGCCTGCATTCCCCCATATTGTATCTTCCAATAAGGTTTGAGCCGTCACACCAAAATCTTTGTAATTCAAACCCAATAAAAGTTCGAAGCCATTCGCATCAGACGTATTAATGTCATAGTAATAATAATAAGTTGTACCTACAGTAAAACCTAGATCATCATTAAAGCTACCGTTATACCCAACATAGAAGTCGTGCTCCATTGCATTAGATTGACCTGGATAAGCATCATCGCCATCAAGTGTAGACGTCCACCAACCTGCATATAAACCTGATGCATGGCTATAATCTAAACCACCTTGAATCGTTAATTTATCGTTTTCAGGTAATGCTGTGTTACCGCGTAGGTTATAGCTTGAAAGTAAGCCAATATTTCCAGAGAAACTATGTTCAGATGCGACTTCATCTGCAAATGTTAACGGTGATGCCGATGCAACTGCTGCTAGAGCCAAAGCTTTCAGTTTAAATTTCATTATTCGATTCCCCCGACCGTCCCAAGACGTTTTTTATGGTCATTTATAAAACTCATATAAGAGTTAGCAATTGCTGTGCCAAGAATCGAAAAACAACAATTATTACAAATTAATTTTGTTTTTTTATTTTTTAAGTTTTTGATTTTAAATAAATTTAAACTAGTTTTTAGTTTTTATGTCGTGTTGGATTTTATAGAAAATAGACTTCATCTCGTCGTATTTCCTTTACTACATATTTGTTTACAACTTGCATCTTTATAAGTCTATTTTTTGTGAACTTTAAATTTTACGCTTAATTATAGTGCATAAAATTCACTCATACTGATAAGATAACCTTTTTCAACTATCACTTAATAATCAAAAGTCCTAAAACTGGTTTTATATATTTAGTTTAAGCAGCCAATCCAGAGTAAATTTGATGTTAAGCACTGAAAATTTACCAAAGATGTGCTCTAATCTGACAAACCGTCGATTTCATCGAGTCGCCTTATTATCCAATTTTTAAAAAACTATAAACAAGCCCAACGCATTTTAGAAATTGCAGGTCTTTGCTTTTTTTACCATTTTTTAAAATTTTGATAGCTCAAGCTATGTCCTTAAAGGATTTCCACAAATTTATATCAGAAATTCAGCATAACTTTAGTGGAATATACCCAATAAAAAATGACATTTTTTCAGCAATTCTTATACAATTCTTAAAAATTTTTGATCAATGTCTATAAGGCTTCTTCTCCAATGCAAAACTCTAAAAAATTAACATTGGCAGTTTTAATCCAAGCTGCTTTAGTTTCATCTGTATATGCCAGCGAACAAAGTGAAGCAAAAGGCTTCGTTGAAGATGCCGAGGGTTCAGTATTATTCCGTACTGGTTTTCTAACACGTGATAAAAAAGACGGCAATGCTGATACTCGTTCAACTGCTCAGACGGCGATTGTAAAACTTGAGTCTGGTTTCACTCAAGGTGTCGTTGGTTTTGGCGCGGGTATCATTGGTGATGCCTCATTTAAACTGGGCGATAACAAACATGCTGGTAACGGTATGATCCCACGTGAAGCTGGTTTTGATGCCAAAGGTGTATATAAAAAAGGTATCGGTGATACATATGATCATTGGGCGCGTGGTGGTGCGTTTGTGAAAGCACGTGTATCTAATACAACTGCTGTTTACGGTACACAAGTTCTCGATATTCCTGTGCTAGCATCTAATACTGCACGCCTAGTACCTGAATATTTTGAAGGTTTATTGGTAACAAGCAATGAAATTGATAAGCTGACATTAACTGCGGGTAAATTCACTAAAAACCAAT encodes:
- the blhA gene encoding cell division protein BlhA, producing MALNVGPDFKQRWLNVPEAVRQTFIDDLTRISDVLKPETSLQEWLTQDRVLQQRSERRIEEAYAKRKAELIEAARIRKQLALEKALADKRAKQQAYAEQLRQDEERKFAEQTEALAKLSQSLAVEVDQYASRFHKNPENNLDFARGKLNIDDNQILSELESLRLRLELEAETLIEQTLKSVREKLQSAAQDEIEYILKNSNLTASSAD
- a CDS encoding DNA adenine methylase, whose product is MNPESTVYNKRRHAARTTDEYLFHQLVPYLGNKRRLLHLILEALELTGTLKREDGRAPIFADFFAGSGVVSRLARQNGYRVIANDWEPYSHALNHAVLACTEAPAFKELGGYQKAIDYLNRLPEVKGWVTHNLCPRNDEIYDPSRDRLFFKRRNGMRIDAIRQQIATWQAQGAIDDVEMSALLAPLLYSASFVSNTSGVFKSFHHGWGGKTQTALERIESLLWLTPSRFCENPQPSGPSAEMWCVDAQHLANQMSSFEVDVAYLDPPYNQHAYSSNYHVLNALTLWDQVDLPTPDTKGFKSGIDRAWRKERPSQYNSSKHAQEAYEKLLATINARFILTSYSTDGNISATDLLQANLKRGRVTLLTQDVPRYRVSKQRQSERARVLEFIVITDTHAKSGPSIRQLLGQLHHYAELGGVDTTGVSTQLALW
- a CDS encoding YifB family Mg chelatase-like AAA ATPase → MSFAKIHTRGLLGLHAPLIEVEVHVSQGMPSLTIVGLAEAAVRESKDRVRSAILNSGFQFPTKRLTINLAPADLPKDGSRLDLPIALGILIATGQLPEHCTDGLEFVGELALDGQLRPVTGVLSIAIACQQQQHTLILPSPNAQEACQLPNFQVFGANHLKEVCEHLAESKKLPQFQPQEAMTEQQYKYDLADVKGQLRPRRALEIAAAGGHSLLFKGPPGTGKTLLASRLASILPPLNTQENLEVASIYSIANAQHPFGQRPFRAPHHTASAIALVGGGSHPKPGEITLAHLGVLFLDELPEFDRKVLEVLRQPLESKEIVISRASRQITFPANFQLIAAMNPCPCGYAFNNDVRCQCSPEMIKRYQSRISGPLLDRIDLHIDVPPLAAKELQNSQAVENSATVRERVITAYERQMKRQNALNMSLSPKQLEQYALLDDTTTLMFEMAQQKLDLSARAYHRVLRVARTIADLAQSPDIQSVHLSEALSYRSQISQL
- a CDS encoding DNA polymerase III subunit chi, which produces MAKVSFYLFEKSPERQVESACRLSRKILRQSERVWMLCDDAELRQQLDERLWSFDASSFLPHGIDQPQGSICISAQKPEQADWIIFNFNSEALEPDPKFSHIIEIIENNETAKQIGRKKFKQYRSHGLVPNTHKL
- a CDS encoding TorF family putative porin, with the translated sequence MKFKLKALALAAVASASPLTFADEVASEHSFSGNIGLLSSYNLRGNTALPENDKLTIQGGLDYSHASGLYAGWWTSTLDGDDAYPGQSNAMEHDFYVGYNGSFNDDLGFTVGTTYYYYYDINTSDANGFELLLGLNYKDFGVTAQTLLEDTIWGNAGDTYFKATYSYPLPNDFSLDTALGLHTYEKNGDFVKGSTESFSFRHFDVGVSKALGDTGLTASFNYILGGNGRFDEDFKNKAVLGLAYSF
- a CDS encoding ammonium transporter yields the protein MKKMLLALGLSSALLGGSVTWAEEAVTATAPTEEIAVLDVTEELSTSDTEAVAAEALAEPVVAEAIAAEEATLDTGDTAWILVSTALVLLMTIPGLALFYGGMVRKKNVLSTMAHSFVAAAVVSLVWVVIGYTLAFGEGNAFIGSLDKFMLSGITTDALSGTIPEILFVIFQMTFAIITVAIISGSIAERMKFGAFVAFITIWVIVVYAPITHWVWGGGWLGNDGALDFAGGTVVHINSGVAGLVAAYMLGKRMGLGRESMAPHNLALTVVGASLIWVGWFGFNGGSALGANGSAGYALVVTQVAAAAAAISWLITEKIARGKGSVLGAASGAVAGLVVITPAAGFVTVGGALAMGLIGGVVCFWGITGLKRALKADDSLDAFGLHGVGGIVGALLTAVFASSFIMGDDAPTNVLHQLWIQLEGVLATIAYSAILTFIILKVIDLVIGIRVESDDERMGLDLSQHGERVE
- a CDS encoding accessory factor UbiK family protein, with translation MIETLLQAILQQVEQPKKDLEHNLRALLNEAVTKMDLVSKDELARQQIALNNANIRLNDLLQQVSELEQRILNKK
- the nrdR gene encoding transcriptional regulator NrdR, which translates into the protein MHCPFCNTADSKVIDSRLAAEGCQIRRRRECIGCNERFTTFESYEVVMPRVIKSDGKNEPFDEAKLRRSLMHALQKRPVTQEQIETVLSDIQLQIRRLGERDVKSRMIGEIVMQSLFALDHVAYVRFASVYQDFQDVEAFRHQIEQMQQRDLQE
- a CDS encoding VTT domain-containing protein, encoding MLDFLLNLEQLLPVLLNEYGVWIYAILFLVIFAETGSVFFFFLPGDSLLIAVGALCASSDLITLHSMGLLLFAASTLGYSVNYYTGKILGLKFFNEHSRLFKPAYIVKTNHYFTKHGGKTILIARFIPFVRSFGPFAAGSGHMNFATFTMYNVLGGLLWISTLLGVGYLVGNAAFLLVDLI
- the glnK gene encoding P-II family nitrogen regulator; this translates as MKLVTAIVKPFKLDDVREALSEIGVQGITVTEVKGFGRQKGHTELYRGAEYVVDFLPKVKIEIAISDDMVDSVIESITRVASTGKIGDGKIFVTNLEQVIRIRTGETGADAV
- a CDS encoding riboflavin synthase — protein: MFTGIIESLGKVKSLQSVGGDVRISIHTDLDMSDVHLGDSIATNGICLTVIAWGENWYSADVSRESLNRTTLANWKVGQAVNVEKAMLPTTRFGGHIVSGHVDAVGEITQVRSDARSLYFEVTAPVEIAKYLAEKGSVTVDGISLTINHLRGHVLSLNLIPHTAERTNIGSWQVGQKVNLEVDILARYIERLLLGDKAAEHNKQSKLSMEFLAENGFLK
- the ribD gene encoding bifunctional diaminohydroxyphosphoribosylaminopyrimidine deaminase/5-amino-6-(5-phosphoribosylamino)uracil reductase RibD, translating into MPELNQDQIWMLCAIELAQQGQYSTRPNPNVGCVIVKDGHVVGEGFHPQAGQPHAEVFALRQAGESARGATAYVTLEPCAHYGRTPPCAKGLVAAGVARVVVACPDPNPLVAGKGVNILRDAGIDVDLGICQEQAHALNVGFLKAMATGMPYVRLKIASSLDGRTAMASGESKWITGSQARQDVQHWRAISGAVITGVDTVLADDCQLNVRQLDTVADIEKIVQPKRVVLDRQGRLPLTAKILQDPTTLMVMGPFRQELADLGVLQLPVQPLKELLQQLVQQHQIYDVLVEAGATLSTAFLQEHLVDELISYVAPTLLGQTARSMFNAAFSQMAEQLRFKLHDVTQFGDDVRFRLIPSQETL